One window of the Microplitis demolitor isolate Queensland-Clemson2020A chromosome 10, iyMicDemo2.1a, whole genome shotgun sequence genome contains the following:
- the LOC103570039 gene encoding polyglutamylase complex subunit TTLL1, which translates to MASTAASSDNKRTGSNNLATIYGRVPTVGADRMKVTFCTDMDKSVIVYNFEKRGWTQVGPEDDWNFYWAVTQSCRSIFSVETGYRMGDNQTINHFPNHYELTRKDLLVKNIKRYRKDLEREGSPLAERGDGPGKYLHLDFIPVTFVLPADYNMFVEEYRKSPQSTWIMKPCGKSQGAGIFLINKLSKLKKWSREAKNPFNPNLSKESYVISRYIDNPLLIGGKKFDLRLYVLITSFRPLKAYLFKLGFCRFCTVKYDTSIQELDNMYVHLTNVSVQKHGDEYNSLHGGKLSVQNLRLYLESTRGKAVTEKLFANISWCIVHSLKAVAPVMANDRHCFECYGYDIIIDNKLKPWLIEVNASPSLTSTTVNDRILKYKLIDNIISIVVPPDGVPDVRWNKCPSPEAMGNFELLLDEELYALEEKEGPSGKYRYSSSKWK; encoded by the exons atGGCGAGCACTGCTGCGAGTTCAGATAATAAACGGACCGGAAGTAATAATTTGGCTACTATTTATGGCag agtacCGACAGTTGGGGCTGACAGAATGAAAGTGACATTTTGTACAGATATGGATAAATctgtaattgtttataattttgaaaagcgCGGGTGGACCCAAGTTGGTCCTGAAGATGATTGGAATTTTTAttg gGCGGTAACTCAATCGTGCAGAAGTATTTTTAGTGTAGAAACCGGATATCGTATGGGAGATAATCA gACAATTAATCATTTTCCAAACCATTATGAATTAACACGCAAAGATTTGCtggtgaaaaatataaaaaggtACAGGAAAGATTTAGAACGAGAAGGAAGTCCTTTAGCAGAAAGAGGAGACGGTCCTGGAAAATATCTTCACCTTGATTTTATACCCGTGACTTTTGTTTTGCCTGCTGACTATAATATGTTCGTTGAAGAGTATCGCAAGTCTCCGCAGAGCACCTGGATCATGAAACCCTGCGGAAAGTCTCAGGGTGCGggtatttttttgataaacaaactcagcaaattaaaaaagtggTCACGCGAAGCCAAAAATCCATTCAATCCCAATTTGTCCAAAGAGTCTTATGTAATTTcgag gtacaTTGACAATCCCCTTTTGATTGGCGGTAAAAAATTCGACCTGAGATTGTACGTGCTGATAACTTCTTTCCGTCCGCTCAAGGCCTATCTCTTCAAGTTGGGGTTCTGCAGATTTTGTACTGTCAAGTACGACACAAGTATCCAGGAGCTTGACAATATGTACGTACACCTGACAAATGTTTCCGTACAAAAACACGGT GATGAGTATAATAGTCTCCATGGAGGCAAGCTAAGTGTTCAAAATCTTCGTCTTTATTTAGAAAGTACAAGAGGCAAAGCTGTTACTGAAAAATTGTTTGCTAATATTTCATGGTGTATTGTTCATTCATTGAAAGCCGTTGCACCAGTTATGGCTAATGATAGACATTGTTTTGAGTGTTATGgatatgatattattattgataataaacttAAACCCTGGTTAATTGag gtAAATGCATCTCCTTCTCTAACATCAACGACTGTTAACgatagaatattaaaatacaagCTTATCGACAACATAATCTCAATAGTAGTCCCGCCAGACGGAGTGCCAGA TGTCAGATGGAACAAGTGTCCCTCGCCAGAGGCGATGGGGAATTTTGAATTACTGCTGGATGAAGAGCTCTATGCACTCGAAGAGAAGGAAGGTCCTTCAGGAAAGTATAGATATTCATCAAGtaaatggaaataa
- the LOC103570044 gene encoding mediator of RNA polymerase II transcription subunit 7: MANSDTIQVSSLPLPPLQYINLYTDENVRRGRAPRPPPPIHDSYSMFGNGFTADDTIIRPLEAQGIKRLYPQHFDRRRELKKLNHSLLVNFLDLIDLLVQCPDSPRRAEKVEDLSLLFIHIHHLLNEFRPHQARETLRVMMELQKRQRIETALRFQKHLEKVQEILQHALQMLPDTSELDCKLSINTETMECSDSLNSEQQNPDPCSPNDRIMCKMIDDMMTSNIF; encoded by the exons atggCTAATTCAGACACTATCCAAGTGAGTTCATTACCTCTGCCACCACTTCAGTATATTAATTTGTATACTGACGAAAATGTACGTCGAGGAAGAGCACCCAGACCTCCACCACCGATTCATGACAGCTATTCAATGTTTGGAAATGGTTTCACTGCTGATGACACTATTATCCGACCACTGGAGGCTCAGGGTATCAAAAGACTTTATCCCCAGCACTTTGACCGTCGTcgtgaattgaaaaaattgaatcattcacttctagttaattttttggacTTGATTGATCTATTAGTTCAATGTCCTGACAGTCCTAGAAGAGCCGaaaag gTAGAAGATTTGAGTCTCCTTTTTATTCACATCCATCATTTGCTAAACGAATTTCGGCCGCATCAAGCCAGAGAAACATTGCGAGTGATGATGGAACTGCAGAAAAGACAACGAATAGAAACAGCACTGAGATTTCAAAAACATCTTGAAAAAGTACAAGAAATTCTACAGCATGCGTTGCAAATGTTGCCAGACACATCTGAGTTGGACTgcaaattatcaataaacacTGAGACAATGGAGTGCAGCGACAGTTTGAATTCTGAGCAACAAAATCCAGACCCTTGCAGTCCGAATGACAGAATAATGTGCAAAATGATTGATGATATGATGACGTCAAATATcttctaa
- the LOC103570038 gene encoding low-density lipoprotein receptor-related protein 6, translated as MPYGFRMALGKFWGALAAYIILCTFAVSSIFGSPLLLFATRKDIRVANVSRSNKVGLIVKDLTQGAALDFFWERRLVCWSDSELEIIQCVKTNGTTPGERFTVINSKLLKPDGLACDWYTGKLYWTDLLKKTIEVTNIDGEPQRKVLFWTEIFEPRAIILVPMRSLMFWTDWGDSPKIEKAAMDGDPDSRETIVHDDIFWPNALTADYENELLYWADGRLKFIAVVDYSGKNRRTIIKEGVDYPYAITFFDQKLYWTDWSTWCIHSHDLRSTGSQSHPRELLHGEYIPGDIEVWDAKRQPYADNPCRHNNGNCSHLCLLSLKAPGYTCACPTGIKLINNLTCADRPENLLLIVQKKEMSRLSLDSPDYTDVVLPLTGIKWAIAVDFDPVDEMFYWTDQGAHAIRRAYLNGTGQEDLITKEIINPEGIAIDWIARNMYWTDSDKDRIQVARLNGTNRKVLINEDLMNPRAIAVAPQLGWMFWTDWSVKKPKIERSNLDGSERMMIITKGISWPNGIALDLDRRKVYWCDAKTDKIEVCNMDGTERREIITDDLPHLFGLSILGDYLYWTDWQKRSVERAHKITGANREIIMEPIPDIMGVKAFKLGKTQGTNPCGSNNGGCSHLCLNRPGNNYICACQIGYELKKDKKTCVIPDAFLLFSRKDNIGRISIENANNDNIIPVTGVKDASALDFDISQNRIYWADVKLKTISRAFINGSEAEKVVDLGLESPEGLAFDWIARNLYWSDTSTQRIELVRLEDNSRKVLIWQDLIEPRCLALDPRHGHMYWSEWGKSGSIERANLDGSERQVVLSSIGRTHGLTIDHELRRLYWADLLTPAIVGYDLKTSNRKSVITRNIVYPFSLTQHLDYIYWTDWNTGNVERANKTTGANRTKIHDKLESVTSILVFHESRQAGSNGCKINNGGCSHICIALSDTDGNFSHSHKCTCPTHFNLGSDNKTCIAPRNFMIYSTRNLMGRYLPDADDCPDVVMKIQGLRNIKSIDLDPITQHIYWIDGRSMSIRKTLENKTHASVIISGGNGFHPFDLALDPLGRLLFWSCTTNDAINVTRLDNGSALGVVVKGEGEKPRNIAVHPEKRLLFWTDVGEKMKVIQSAMDGKDRITIATDLNQPTSLAIDTISDLIFWAHGHQIEVAELGGNGRRVLISIDELGAIAYLAVFNEYIYWFNRESQIVERVNFTSGLERQSVLNRLVTDFITVRTPEDQVMESHVCSPFQDYGGCSHFCIGTESPAKCSCPQYLVLSEDRRVCSAVSACRADHFTCADSGSSIANDCIPVTWKCDGQTDCADGSDELGCPSCARDQFRCQSGQCIDNSWVCDGIVQCQDGGDEAHCCQPGQFRCTLTSVCIAGNTLCDGWDNCADGSDESPAVCSPPNRRDMVGSAGIESGKSAYIIAILVVVGVVTTAVLGFYYCRKKLAGSEELPDILHDSAGDPLSPKPGRSGKPTLVQKNGSKDHKNGLKTVRMSTLTGSIGSSYDRSHITGASSSTRGSSGGVYPQETLNPPPSPATTANSTRCSSSNASRYRPYRHYRSINQPPPPTPCSTDVCDESDCNYPTRYRYESEPFPPPPTPRSVYHSDAGISCPPSPSSRSSTYFSPLPPPPSPVP; from the exons ATGCCTTACGGGTTTAGAATGGCTCTGGGGAAATTCTGGGGCGCCCTCGCTGCCTACATCATCTTGTGCACTTTCGCTGTGTCTTCAATTTTtg GGTCTCCACTGCTGCTGTTTGCTACGCGGAAAGACATACGAGTTGCAAATGTATCGCGTAGCAACAAAGTTGGGCTGATAGTGAAAGACCTGACCCAAGGAGCAGCGCTTGATTTTTTTTGGGAGAGACGTCTCGTCTGCTGGTCTGACAGTGAGTTGGAGATAATCCAGTGCGTGAAGACAAATGGTACCACTCCTGGTGAAAGGTTCACTGTaataaactcaaaattattgaagcCAGATGGTTTGGCATGTGATTGGTACACCGGGAAACTTTATTGGACCGACCTCCTGAAGAAAACGATCGAGGTTACGAACATCGATGGCGAGCCGCAGCGCAAAGTTTTGTTTTGGACCGAAATATTTGAACCGCGCGCCATTATATTGGTGCCGATGAGAAGTCTTATGTTCTGGACAGACTGGGGAGATTCACCAAAGATTGAGAAAGCAGCCATGGACGGTGACCCTGACTCCCGAGAGACTATTGTCCATGATGACATTTTTTGGCCGAATGCCCTGACTGCTGACTACGAAAACGAGTTGCTTTACTGGGCTGACGGCAGATTAAAATTCATTGCCGTAGTTGATTACTCGGGGAAAAATAGAAGAACGATAATAAAAGAGGGCGTTGATTATCCTTACGCTATTACGTTTTTTGACCAGAAATTGTATTGGACAGACTGGTCCACCTGGTGCATTCATTCACACGATCTCCGATCAACCGGCAGCCAGTCACATCCCCGTGAATTACTTCACGGTGAATATATACCAGGTGACATTGAAGTGTGGGACGCCAAAAGACAACCTTACGCTGATAATCCTTGCAGACACAACAATGGAAACTGTTCCCACTTGTGTTTATTGAGTCTAAAAGCTCCTGGTTACACTTGCGCTTGTCCTACaggaataaaattgataaataatttaacctGCGCCGATCGCCCTGAAAATTTGCTGCTGATTGTTCAAAAGAAAGAAATGTCGCGATTATCTTTGGACTCTCCAGATTATACTGATGTCGTTTTGCCACTTACTGGTATAAAATGGGCAATCGCAGTTGACTTTGATCCAGTTGATGAAATGTTTTACTGGACAGATCAAGGCGCCCATGCAATAAGAAGAGCGTATTTAAATGGGACAGGACAAGAagatttaattactaaagaaataataaatcccGAAGGTATTGCCATTGATTGGATCGCCAGAAATATGTATTGGACAGACTCAGATAAAGACAGAATTCAAGTGGCGAGATTGAATGGCACTAATAggaaagtattaataaatgagGACTTGATGAATCCGAGAGCGATTGCTGTTGCGCCACAACTCGGCTGGATGTTCTGGACAGACTGGAGTGTAAAGAAACCTAAAATCGAACGGAGTAATCTCGATGGTAGTGAAAGAATGATGATTATCACCAAAGGAATTTCTTGGCCGAATGGAATAGCTTTGGATCTTGACAGAAGAAAAGTTTATTGGTGCGACGCCAAGACAGATAAAATCGAAGTGTGCAATATGGATGGAACAGAAAGAAGAGAAATAATTACTGATGATCTTCCCCATCTTTTTGGTTTAAGTATTTTGGGAGATTACTTGTACTGGACAGATTGGCAGAAACGAAGCGTCGAACGCGCGCACAAGATCACTGGAGCTAACAGAGAAATTATAATGGAGCCGATTCCAGATATTATGGGGGTAAAAGCATTCAAGTTGGGAAAAACTCAAGGGACAAATCCGTGCGGTAGCAATAATGGCGGCTGCAGTCATCTTTGTTTAAATAGACCgggaaataattatatctgcgCGTGTCAAATTGGTTATGAACTAAAAAAAGACAAGAAAACTTGTGTGATTCCTGATgcttttcttttattctctCGTAAAGATAATATTGGAAGAATCAGCATTGAGAATGCAAACAACGATAACATTATTCCTGTAACGGGCGTTAAAGATGCTAG tgcTTTAGATTTTGACATATCACAGAATCGAATTTATTGGGCagatgttaaattaaaaaccatATCACGTGCCTTTATAAACGGCTCTGAAGCTGAAAAAGTTGTGGACCTTGGTCTTGAGTCACCGGAAGGTCTGGCATTTGATTGGATAGCTCGTAATCTTTACTGGAGCGATACCAGTACTCAGAGAATTGAACTAGTGCGATTAGAAGACAATAGCAGGAAGGTATTGATATGGCAAGACTTGATAGAGCCGCGTTGCTTGGCTCTGGATCCACGGCACGGTCACATGTACTGGAGTGAGTGGGGAAAGTCAGGGAGTATTGAGAGAGCAAATTTAGATGGCTCTGAACGTCAAGTTGTTTTATCGAGTATCGGACGGACTCACGGACTGACAATCGATCACGAATTAAGACGACTCTATTGGGCGGATCTCCTGACGCCTGCTATCGTGGGTTACGATCTCAAGACGTCAAATCGTAAGTCAGTAATTACACGAAATATCGTTTATCCATTCAGTCTTACTCAGCATCTGGACTATATTTACTGGACAGACTGGAATACTGGTAACGTTGAACGAGCAAATAAAACAACTGGCGCCAATCGTACTAAGATTCACGATAAACTCGAGTCAGTTACCAGTATTCTTGTTTTTCATGAATCAAGACAAGCTGGCTCCAATGGTTGCAAGATAAATAACGGAGGTTGTAGTCATATTTGTATTGCGTTATCAGATACCGATGGTAATTTTTCACATTCTCACAAGTGCACGTGTCCGACACATTTTAATTTAGGATCTGACAATAAGACTTGTATTGCgccgagaaattttatgatttacaGCACGAGAAATCTTATGGGAAGATATTTACCAGACGCTGATGACTGTCCGGATGttgttatgaaaattcaagGTCTTAGAAATATTAAGTCAATTGATTTAGATCCAATCACGCAACATATTTATTGGATCGATGGTCGGTCTATGTCGATACGTAAAACTCTGGAGAATAAAACACATGCATCAGTGATTATCTCCGGAGGAAATGGATTTCACCCTTTTGATCTGGCGCTTGATCCCCTCGGGCGGCTGCTTTTTTGGTCCTGCACAACAAATGACGCGATAAATGTCACGCGACTTGACAATGGATCGGCTCTGGGTGTTGTTGTGAAAGGGGAGGGTGAAAAACCGAGAAATATTGCAGTACATCCTGAAAAACGTCTGCTTTTTTGGACAGACGTCggagaaaaaatgaaagttattCAGAGTGCGATGGATGGTAAAGATCGTATTACAATTGCTACAGATTTAAACCAGCCGACAAGTTTAGCCATTGATACGATATCAGATCTTATTTTTTGGGCGCACGGACATCAAATAGAAGTTGCCGAGCTCGGTGGCAATGGACGCCGGGTTTTGATATCTATTGATGAACTAGGAGCAATAGCGTATCTCGCTGTTTTCAATGAATATATCTACTGGTTCAACCGTGAATCACAGATAGTGGAACGTGTTAACTTCACGTCAGGACTGGAGAGACAATCTGTGCTCAATCGTTTAGTCACTGACTTTATAACAGTAAGAACTCCAGAGGATCAAGTCATGGAATCTCATGTTTGCAGCCCGTTTCAAGATTACGGAGGCTGCTCTCACTTTTGTATAGGAACAGAATCACCAGCAAAATGTTCCTGTCCCCAGTACCTTGTTCTCTCTGAAGACAGAAGAGTTTGCAGTGCTGTGTCAGCTTGTCGAGCTGATCATTTCACATGCGCTGATTCCGGTTCGTCGATTGCCAATGATTGTATTCCAGTAACCTGGAAGTGCGACGGACAAACAGACTGTGCTGATGGAAGTGATGAATTAGGATGTCCTAGTTGCGCCCGTGATCAATTTAGATGTCAAAGCGGACAGTGTATTGATAATTCTTGGGTCTGTGACGGTATCGTTCAATGTCAAGACGGCGGTGATGAAGCTCACTGCTGTCAACCGGGTCAATTTCGCTGTACACTCACCTCAGTTTGTATTGCCGGTAATACGCTCTGTGATGGATGGGATAATTGCGCCGACGGTAGCGATGAATCACCAGCTGTCTGCTCGCCACCAAACAGACGTGACATGGTCGGCTCTGCTGGAATAGAATCCGGTAAAAGCGCTTACATAATAGCTATTCTTGTTGTTGTCGGAGTTGTCACAACTGCTGTACTAGGGTTTTATTACTGTCGCAAAAAATTGGCTGGAAGTGAAGAACTACCAGATATTCTACATGATTCTGCGGGTGATCCATTGTCACCAAAGCCCGGCAGATCCGGCAAACCAACGCTGGTTCAAAAGAATGGGTCAAAAGATCACAAGAACGGTTTGAAAACTGTCAGAATGTCAACATTGACGGGGAGTATTGGCTCGAGCTACGATCGAAGTCACATAAcag GTGCATCGAGTTCAACTAGAGGAAGTTCTGGTGGAGTTTATCCACAAGAGACTTTAAATCCTCCACCGAGTCCTGCTACAACAGCCAATTCTACAAGATGTTCAAGCAGCAATGCGTCACGGTACCGTCCTTACAGACATTATCGCAGTATAAATCAACCACCCCCACCAACACCCTGCAGCACGGACGTCTGTGATGAGTCTGACTGTAATTATCCAACGCGATATAGGTATGAAAGTGAGCCATTTCCACCACCACCCACACCTAGATCTGTGTATCACAGTGACGCTGGTATCAGCTGTCCTCCGTCGCCTAGCTCAAGGTCCTCGACTTACTTCAGTCCTCTACCACCTCCTCCCTCACCTGTACCATAA
- the LOC103570043 gene encoding apoptosis inhibitor 5: MSTDSIEKLYKNFGILADAKDKLSEHEKEYLEILTAVKGTAKEKRLASQFIARFFKHFPKLADQAIDAHLDLCEDEDMAIRKQAIKDLPSLCKDSKEHTPRIADILAQLLQAQDSTELAVVYSSIMTLMKNDPKGTLSGFFSQIFNGDDGTRDRCIKFLATKLKSLGHDVINKESEELLITECKKVLRDVTAEEFHNIMDILGWTKLGSTVAGQQELIEITIEQAELGVPFKHNNVEQWDKLVQCIKHALPHFSAQTDSSRYVSYICIQVLPHLSLITAPDGRDAQLEILKLLAELVAFCGTIDKPEEKVQQIYNALITYMPLPPDSDISEVPKLQFSHVECLMYAFHKLCKQTPDFLLKDAEQLKEFKLRLQYFARGIQGYIKKLREAIGGKSEEELKTEENQLKVVALKTTNNINTLIKDLFHSPPSFKSIIHLSWKTPTVDKKNEKVSIAQKRHTPITFGNGSPTKRIKDEHKGGKREIYTPPSGKYSSNISSNYGNRGRFRGNRSGGRGGFRPRGRGTWRKNLY, encoded by the exons ATGAGTACCGAtagtattgaaaaattgtataaaaattttgggattTTAGCTGACGCCAAAGACAAACTTTCAGAG catgaGAAAGAATATCTGGAAATATTGACAGCAGTCAAGGGAACGGCTAAAGAAAAACGTTTAGCATCTCAATTTATTGCGAgatttttcaaacattttccGAAATTAGCAGATCAAGCCATTGATGCTCATTTGGATCTTTGTGAAGATGAAGACATggct ATTCGAAAACAAGCTATTAAAGATTTGCCATCATTATGTAAAGATAGTAAGGAGCATACACCAAGAATTGCTGATATTCTAGCCCAACTACTACAAGCTCAAGATTCAACGGAATTAGCTGTTGTTTACAGCAGTATTATGACGCTGATGAAAAATGACCCAAAAG GAACTCTAAGCGGATTTTTCAGCCAAATATTTAACGGAGACGATGGGACTCGTGATCGTTGCATTAAATTCTTAGCGACTAAATTGAAATCATTAGGTCATgatgttataaataaagagTCTGAGGAACTACTTATTACTGAGTGTAAAAAAGTACTGAGG gATGTTACTGCCGAAGAGTTTCACAACATCATGGATATCTTAGGATGGACTAAATTAGGGTCGACAGTAGCTGGCCAGCAAGAACTTATTGAGATAACTATTGAACAAGCAGAACTTGGAGTTCCATTCAAGCATAATAATGTCGAACAATGGGATAAACTTGTACAGTGTATTAAACATGCGCTTCCACATTTTAGT gCTCAGACTGATTCCTCAAGATACGTTTCTTACATTTGCATTCAAGTGCTTCCACACTTGTCACTAATAACAGCTCCCGATGGTCGTGATGCCCAATTAGAGATTCTGAAATTACTTGCTGAGTTGGTAGCTTTCTGTGGTACGATTGATAAACCCGAAGAAAAAGTTCAGCAAATTTACAATGCATTAATT ACTTACATGCCTTTGCCACCGGATTCCGACATATCCGAAGTCCCGAAGCTTCAGTTCAGTCATGTCGAATGTCTCATGTATGCATTTCACAAGCTGTGTAAACAAACTCCCGATTTTTTGCTCAAAGATGCCGAgcaattaaaagaatttaagtTAAGGCTGCAGTATTTTGCACGTGGAATACAAGGTTACATTAAAAAGCTGCGCGAGGCTATTGGTGGTAAATCTGAAGAAGAATTAAAGACAGAGGAAAATCAATTGAAAGTTGTTGCTTTGAAAAcgacaaataatattaatacgtTAATAAAAGATCTGTTTCACTCACCACCGAGTTTCAAAAGTATTATTCATCTTTCATGGAAAACTCCGACAGTTGATAAgaag AATGAAAAAGTTAGTATCGCTCAAAAAAGGCATACTCCGATAACATTCGGTAATGGCAGCCCAACAAAACGTATCAAGGATGAACATAAAGGAGGTAAAAGAGAAATTTACACACCACCAAGCGGAAAATACAGTTCAAACATTTCATCAAATTATG gtaATCGAGGACGATTCCGTGGAAATCGATCAGGTGGACGAGGAGGGTTCCGACCACGAGGACGCGGAAcatggagaaaaaatttatactaa
- the LOC103570042 gene encoding 39S ribosomal protein L23, mitochondrial, whose product MSSRWYPMFQKGNPQLRVFLPNFWMKLVRPQFPQADNQVEFHVSMGMTKHDIKNYLEKIYNVKTVDVRTRIKMGRFKKSLERGYIIKDEDIKIAYAILPKDQKFVFPDIFNVEEKKKTEASEKRTIDEMKEGYKDFLKANNKPGVPGWYSM is encoded by the exons ATGTCATCGAgatg GTATCCGATGTTTCAAAAAGGAAATCCTCAATTACGAGTTTTCCTTCCAAATTTCTGGATGAAATTAGTAAGACCACAGTTTCCACAAGCAGATAACCAGGTTGAGTTTCACGTGTCAATGGGAATGACCAAACAcgatatcaaaaattatcttgaaaaaatttataatgttaaGACAGTTGATGTGAGAACTAGAATCAAGATGGgaagattcaaaaaaagtttagagcGTGGCTACATTATTAAAGACGAGGATATTAAAATAGCTTACGCTATTctg cccAAAGACCAGAAATTTGTATTCCCGGATATATTTAATGTagaagagaagaaaaaaacagAAGCAAGTGAAAAACGAACTATTGATGAAATGAAAGAAGGATATAAAGACTTTCTTAAAGCTAATAACAAACCTGGTGTTCCTGGATGGTACAGTATGTAA